In Trichoderma asperellum chromosome 1, complete sequence, a single window of DNA contains:
- a CDS encoding uncharacterized protein (antiSMASH:Cluster_1.9): protein MSKSFPQVQPGGSLILAWRIKDKHVLVVGGGEVASGRILNCLNADAKVTVVCPASGLNEEVAYRIAEKQVTHIDRLFEPSDLDKTDMVLVAIDDPAASTAIWKLCKEKRVPANIADVPHECDFYFGSVHRDGPLQIMVSTNGKGPRLAASLRRHIASQLPQNVGNAIETIGELRSRLRKVAPNHEDSQKRMRWMSKVSEAYKWEEMSQLTEEDLENLLLFYPANKVPDIDILKSLRGPDNDVKKLDVFDGSFGFSVGS from the exons ATGAGCAAATCATTCCCACAAGTGCAGCCTGGAGGGAGCTTGATTCTCGCCTGGCGCATCAAGGACAAGCATGTCTTGGTGGTGGGCGGTGGCGAG GTTGCGTCTGGCCGCATTCTCAACTGTCTCAACGCGGATGCCAAAGTCACTGTCGTCTGCCCTGCGTCCGGGCTAAATGAAGAGGTCGCATACCGAATCGCGGAGAAGCAAGTTACACATATCGACAGGCTGTTCGAGCCATCCGATCTGGACAAGACAGACATGGTGCTGGTCGCTATCGACGACCCGGCAGCCTCTACGGCTATCTGGAAACTgtgcaaggagaagagagtcCCGGCCAACATTGCGGACGTGCCCCACGAATGCGATTTCTACTTTGGCAGCGTCCATCGCGATGGGCCGCTGCAGATCATGGTCAGCACCAACGGCAAGGGACCGCGACTGGCGGCATCTCTACGGCGGCACATAGCGAGCCAATTGCCGCAGAATGTCGGGAATGCTATTGAGACAATTGGAGAGCTGAGATCACGGCTGCGCAAGGTTGCGCCCAACCATGAAGACAGCCAGAAGCGGATGCGATG GATGTCCAAAGTCAGCGAAGCCTACAAGTGGGAAGAGATGAGCCAGCTCACAGAAGAGGACTTGGAAAACCTCTTGCTGTTCTACCCCGCAAACAAAGTTCCGGATATCGATATTTTGAAATCCCTTCGCGGTCCCGATAACGACGTCAAGAAGCTCGACGTCTTTGACGGATCATTTGGATTCAGCGTGGGGTCGTAA
- a CDS encoding uncharacterized protein (BUSCO:EOG092D1Z45~antiSMASH:Cluster_1.9): MSRRLGGGRILGSGKGLGPTPPARSSSPFAPSESTVSMASSSISPPASGSLADLSQDIGSSISVGAQPKGSTADPSSLSCPICSEEMLTLLQLNRHIDDTHQELPAEEQNEVKTWFDKQVLKAKRFQPLSMINMKLRGLDVFESNETNFVTPPQAATASASKLPIEAPIDPEEFITRHHWQRSTGYDMCTDPTCGKGLGPINGSVNCRKCGRLFCEQHTMYQMKLSRSANHEPVRGYWARVCETCYKSREGYNDHNGTSVDHTDMFKAIRRKKVERQTLEISRLEKRLTKLTRLLASSPEALTNASNGSILAPVQSLTGQKNPRKLIEQSVVTWEEDDKVPECPFCHQEFGSWTFRRHHCRICGRVVCGDPQTGCSSEVSLSIASPTGPGAEKPPSTNTAHMAVDIRMCKDCNSTIFSSRDFAASLAHRPPDQRAYETLRQFERGIRQLLPSFHRALLALQPEMKENGEVDLNKPPPTHAQIQEASKIRKRLIDSFTKYGSAAKRLRDLTADNPTQQRLQIAVYASASTFLHTNMLPLKNLPQMLRHRSTPSTSSSHSHLLPSTNHSASSLRHSELAESENASQAASETSTVVSLLETEEKDLRERLAVLEEQKFMVEEMVKSATGSRRFEEVSALSRNMDELNGEIQGLKKKIGDVEKKWEVAYRNGS, translated from the exons ATGTCTCGCAggctcggcggcggcaggaTCCTGGGCAGCGGGAAGGGCCTTGGCCCGACCCCTCCGGCTCGATCATCCAGTCCCTTTGCTCCATCCGAGAGCACCGTCTCTATGGCCTCATCCTCTATATCGCCACCTGCGAGCGGGAGTCTAGCCGACCTAAGCCAGGATATCGGCTCCAGCATCAGCGTAGGGGCACAGCCTAAGGGCAGCACGGCGGATCCGTCGAGCCTTTCGTGCCCCATCTGCAGCGAAGAGATG CTCACTCTGCTCCAACTCAACCGCCACATCGATGATACCCACCAAGAACTCCCCGCCGAAGAACAGAACGAGGTCAAGACATGGTTCGACAAACAGGTCCTCAAAGCGAAGCGCTTCCAGCCGCTGTCCATGATCAACATGAAGTTGCGCGGCCTCGATGTTTTTGAATCGAATGAAACCAACTTTGTTACGCCGCCGCAAGCCGCAACAGCATCCGCTAGCAAGCTCCCGATTGAAGCTCCCATCGACCCGGAGGAATTCATAACGAGACATCATTGGCAGCGCTCTACAGGATATGACATGTGCACGGATCCTACATGTGGAAAGGGGCTCGGGCCTATAAACGGAAGCGTTAATTGCAGGAAATGTGGACGCCTTTTCTGCGAGCAGCACACCATGTACCAGATGAAACTGAGCAGAAGTGCGAACCACGAGCCTGTCCGCGGTTACTGGGCTAGGGTATGCGAGACGTGCTACAAGTCTAGAGAAGGATACAACGACCACAACGGAACATCAGTAGACCACACAGACATGTTCAAGGCCATCAGGAGAAAGAAGGTCGAAAGACAGACCCTGGAAATCTCGCGCTTGGAGAAGAGGTTGACGAAACTTACAAGATTGCTAGCGAGTTCCCCAGAAGCGCTTACGAACGCATCAAACGGATCTATATTAGCTCCTGTTCAGTCACTAACTGGCCAAAAGAATCCTCGGAAGTTGATTGAACAGTCAGTAGTGACATGGGAGGAGGACGACAAGGTGCCCGAGTGCCCGTTTTGCCACCAAGAATTCGGCTCCTGGACATTTAGGCGGCATCATTGCCGAATCTGCGGCCGCGTAGTGTGCGGAGACCCTCAAACTGGCTGCTCGTCTGAAGTTAGCTTAAGCATTGCTAGTC CAACCGGTCCTGGCGCAGAGAAGCCTCCGTCGACAAATACCGCCCATATGGCTGTGGATATTAGAATGTGTAAAGATTGCAACAGTACAATCTTCTCTAGCCGTGACTTTGCAGCATCCTTGGCGCATAGACCTCCAGACCAGCGAGCCTATGAAACCCTTCGGCAGTTTGAAAGAGGTATACGACAGCTCTTACCAAGCTTCCATCGAGCTCTTTTGGCCTTACAGCCAGAGATGAAGGAAAACGGAGAAGTCGATCTCAACAAACCTCCACCTACACATGCACAAATCCAAGAAGCGAGCAAGATACGAAAACGCCTCATAGACAGCTTTACCAAGTACGGATCTGCCGCAAAGAGGCTGCGCGACTTGACTGCGGATAATCCAACTCAACAAAGACTCCAAATCGCAGTATATGCTTCAGCGAGCACGTTTCTACACACCAACATGCTGCCGCTTAAAAACCTGCCGCAGATGCTTCGTCACCGATCTACACCATCCACCTCCTCATCACATTCACATTTGCTCCCCTCAACAAATCATTCGGCGTCAAGCCTACGGCATTCGGAGCTGGCCGAATCAGAAAATGCTTCCCAGGCGGCTAGTGAGACCAGCACGGTGGTCAGCCTGCTGGAGACGGAAGAAAAAGACCTAAGAGAACGCCTCGCTGTGCTCGAAGAACAAAAGTTTATGGTCGAAGAAATGGTCAAATCGGCCACTGGATCGAGGAGATTCGAAGAAGTCAGTGCCTTGTCTAGGAACATGGACGAGTTGAACGGCGAGATACAggggctgaagaagaagattgggGACGTGGAGAAGAAGTGGGAGGTGGCTTATCGGAATGGATCATGA
- a CDS encoding uncharacterized protein (EggNog:ENOG41): MPAPSYPLPVSPSAVQLYRHLLRECSYLPPAFRAEIASVIQDRFHRHRKYDPRAKAHLTRAQTALRTLRAANSGEQSAMEGLISKGFGRSGSRRRELMAKFVIPQGPRDTGALEEALDSANRGNKDAKDSASSAQVSEERGAKVKRKFFDKWDQKKLLRLLSSQRQQQRDTKGTASWPGALVKTIDPDQFIPKETIWGKPPGENLRQTKRAHWWRRSAEKIMPPLGRGEWEMLKQLSNGGQERGEWKIPERRTPAIPLTTSGATGAQASWNWEDFALKPAAIVEKPKSLKQQRRTGQKDDSPYGVKDRDRKLSARWFQRAYSRAWQLTPTMSQDPNTLNYSFTWGSVQSKLPPAAEHQLEVFRDVDQKGRKVHSKPSS, from the coding sequence ATGCCGGCCCCATCATATCCCCTCCCCGTGTCGCCATCCGCCGTCCAGCTCTACCGTCATCTACTCCGAGAATGTTCCTACCTACCTCCAGCATTCCGCGCTGAGATTGCCTCAGTAATTCAAGATCGCTTTCATAGACATCGAAAATATGACCCGCGTGCAAAGGCCCATCTCACAAGAGCTCAGACAGCTCTGCGAACCCTGCGAGCCGCCAATAGTGGCGAGCAATCCGCCATGGAGGGCTTAATATCCAAAGGATTTGGCAGATCAGGAAGCAGGCGAAGAGAACTGATGGCGAAATTTGTGATCCCGCAAGGTCCAAGAGATACGGGGGCTCTTGAGGAAGCTCTCGATTCTGCCAATAGAGGAAATAAAGATGCCAAAGACTCTGCCTCGTCAGCACAAGTCTCGGAAGAGAGAGGTGCCAAAGTTAAAAGGAAATTCTTTGATAAATGGGACCAAAAAAAGCTTTTGCGGCTGCTATCGTcacagcggcagcaacagAGGGATACAAAGGGGACAGCCAGCTGGCCGGGAGCACTCGTCAAGACGATTGACCCTGATCAATTCATTCCTAAAGAGACCATCTGGGGAAAACCACCTGGGGAAAATCTAAGACAAACGAAAAGAGCTCACTGGTGGCGGCGAAGCGCTGAAAAGATCATGCCTCCGCTAGGCAGGGGTGAGTGGGAGATGCTCAAGCAGCTGAGTAACGGAGGCCAGGAAAGAGGCGAGTGGAAGATACCAGAGAGGCGGACACCAGCAATACCATTGACAACATCGGGAGCGACTGGCGCGCAAGCATCTTGGAACTGGGAAGATTTCGCTCTAAAACCAGCGGCAATCGTCGAGAAACCAAAGTCCCTTAAACAACAGCGGCGAACCGGCCAAAAGGATGACAGCCCGTACGGCGTCAAAGATCGGGATCGCAAACTATCAGCAAGATGGTTTCAGAGAGCCTACAGCAGAGCATGGCAGCTCACGCCAACCATGTCACAAGACCCCAACACGCTCAACTATTCGTTCACATGGGGTAGCGTCCAGTCAAAACTGCCTCCTGCAGCTGAGCACCAGCTTGAGGTCTTCAGAGATGTTGATCAGAAGGGCCGCAAAGTGCACAGTAAGCCATCGTCGTGA
- a CDS encoding uncharacterized protein (antiSMASH:Cluster_1.9~SMCOG1087:hypothetical protein) translates to MASPTVLVIGCGVAGPVLAILLKRKGYHPIVFEKVRELGTAGASLMVMSNGLKVFNMIGVADAIKAESLPLKALWDAKASGEVLGQSDLPATFAEKYQQPAAGIRRTSLNLLLKNKVLEEGIEVREGWGLVDIQEHDNSVTATFSNGESVTGSFLIGCDGIKSAARVILQKQRGIEEGAPSFTGLTQTAFLSETPEPLRDLAAMRNWYGDGTHVIAYPVGPKTTSWALTQRETQEREETWRPFTADEMKAQQDALCKLLEGWDDSIIQGVKSSERIIKFGLFDRDELKPEQWYSKRCVLVGDAAHPTSPHLGQGANQAMEDCYHLSSALPDLSSSKDFESSIAVLGSISDIFRPFAETRQPRTSVLVKGARALGEKRVAVGAERGKERDEAVAQSFQGGAVAIVEKFEGLLSQPFN, encoded by the exons ATGGCTTCTCCTACCGTTCTTGTTATCGGTTGCGGTGTAGCTGGACCTGTGCTTGCGATTCTCCTCAAGCGCAAGGGCTATCATCCAATTGTGTTTGAAAAGGTTCGAGAGCTGGGCACTGCCGGAGCATCATTGATGGTGATGTCCAACGG GCTCAAAGTCTTTAACATGATTGGGGTTGCAGACGCTATAAAGGCCGAGTCCCTGCCACTCAAAGCTCTTTGGGATGCCAAAGCTTCAGGAGAGGTTTTGGGGCAATCCGACTTACCGGCCACCTTTGCCGAGAAATACCAGCAGCCTGCTGCCGGCATCAGGCGAACAAGCTTAAATCTATTACTGAAAAACAAGGTATTGGAAGAGGGCATCGAAGTTAGAGAAGGGTGGGGACTGGTTGATATTCAAGAGCATGACAATTCAGTGACAGCAACCTTCAGCAACGGCGAATCAGTCACGGGATCATTTCTCATTGGATGTGATGGCATCAAATCAGCAGCAAGAGTGATACTGCAAAAGCAACGGGGGATTGAAGAGGGTGCCCCTTCGTTTACGGGTCTCACACAA ACCGCTTTCCTTTCAGAAACCCCAGAGCCTCTGCGAGACTTGGCAGCTATGCGCAATTGGTACGGTGATGGAACGCACGTCATTGCTTACCCAGTTGGTCCAAAGACCACATCATGGGCTCTCACTCAGCGTGAAACccaggagagagaagagacatGGCGCCCCTTTACAGCTGACGAGATGAAAGCCCAGCAAGATGCTCTATGTAAGCTGCTTGAGGGATGGGATGACAGCATCATACAGGGGGTGAAGTCTTCAGAACGCATTATCAAATTCGGTCTCTTCGATCGTGACGAGTTGAAACCAGAGCAGTGGTATTCTAAGCGATGCGTGCTAGTCGGGGATGCAGCCCATCCTACCAGCCCTCATCTCGGACAGGGTGCCAATCAAGCTAT GGAAGATTGCTACCACTTGAGTTCCGCACTCCCAGATCTCTCTTCCAGCAAAGATTTTGAGAGCAGCATCGCGGTCCTCGGCTCCATCTCGGACATCTTCCGGCCTTTTGCAGAAACCCGCCAGCCGCGAACATCGGTTCTCGTGAAAGGAGCTCGCGCTTTAGGTGAAAAGCGAGTGGCTGTCGGTGCCGAGAGAGGCAAAGAGCGAGACGAAGCCGTTGCGCAATCTTTTCAGGGAGGTGCTGTGGCTATAGTTGAAAAGTTTGAGGGGCTGTTGAGCCAGCCGTTCAACTAG
- a CDS encoding uncharacterized protein (TransMembrane:12 (i71-86o106-125i137-153o159-180i192-212o224-245i274-297o309-329i341-358o364-384i396-417o429-448i)~EggNog:ENOG41) has product MSKTAVTTAETVILQPLSLPAPIASIPSRSSDPDVLASFSEHSVHDTESALPPETAVSTSQRWNDPPRNKYRVFSCFFTFIVYGMNDGAPGAMVPLFGEYYHLPHSIISLIFLSPMIGCVLASFTSNRLHAVAGRRGVAATATGAYMLAYIGLSQHPPFGVVVCLLVLTGFGSGLMNGSWNSWFGGLVQGSTVLGFLHGFWGLGATLAPILVSRIVVKVEDWWIFYYMMAGLSCLACIGVTSSFWDDVGTGFRRQPVTPLPNAQGTIKILKNRVTLTLSAFMVLYVGSEVTIGGWLLTFLMNVRKGSPAASSLATSGFWIGVTVGRFSLGWITGYVGEKIMVSLYLIIAIVLELVFWLGQKFAVSAVMAALIGVSIGMIMPSGIRMMTKLLPPEKHLVSVGFATAFAVSGSSIFPFAAGALAQVYGVQVLQPVALALFGSQLLLWLFISRGKLKV; this is encoded by the exons ATGTCCAAAACTGCCGTCACTACAGCAGAGACAGTCATCCTCCAGCCCCTCTCTCTGCCGGCCCCCATAGCTTCCATCCCGAGCCGATCTTCTGATCCAGATGTTCTAGCTTCATTCTCTGAGCATTCGGTCCATGACACCGAATCGGCCTTGCCGCCTGAAACTGCCGTCTCCACGTCTCAGAGATGGAATGACCCTCCGAGGAACAAGTATCGTGTGTTCTCATGTTTCTTTACGTTCATCGTGTATGGCATGAATGATGGCGCCCCAGGTGCCATGGTGCCTCTCTTTGGAGAATACTATCATCTGCCACACTCAATTATTTCTCTCATATTCCTCAGCCCCATGATAGGTTGCGTTCTCGCTTCTTTTACTTCAAATCGTCTCCATGCAGTGGCTGGAAGGCGCGGCGTTGCGGCTACTGCAACCGGTGCGTATATGCTTGCATATATAGGGCTCTCGCAGCATCCTCCCTTTGGTGTTGTCGTCTGTCTCTTGGTTTTGACGGGATTTGGAAGCGGGTTGATGAACGGGAGCTGGAACAGCTGGTTTGGAGGATTAGTTCAAGGAAGTACAGTGCTGGGGTTTCTTCATGGATTTTGGGGTCTTGGTGCAACACTGGCACCTATCCTG GTATCCAGAATTGTGGTCAAAGTGGAAGACTGGTGGATCTTTTATT ACATGATG GCTGGATTATCTTGTCTCGCCTGCATAGGCGTCACTTCTTCGTTCTGGGATGATGTCGGCACAGGATTCCGCCGACAGCCTGTCACACCGTTGCCTAACGCTCAGGGGACCATCAAAATCCTGAAGAATCGT GTCACTTTAACGCTCTCTGCATTCATGGTCCTTTATGTTGGATCTGAAGTAACAATTGGAGGCTGGCTCCTGACGTTCTTGATGAACGTCCGTAAGGGTTCGCCTGCTGCGTCTTCGCTTGCTACTTCTGGATTCTGGATTGGCGTCACAGTCGGCCGTTTCTCATTGGGCTGGATCACCGGCTATGTAGGCGAAAAGATTATGGTGTCTTTGTATCTCATCATCGCAATTGTTCTGGAGCTCGTTTTCTGGCTTGGCCAGAAGTTTGCAGTTAGTGCAGTTATGGCTGCGCTGATTGGGGTGTCAATTGGAATGATTATGCCATCA GGAATCCGGATGATGACCAAGCTGTTGCCGCCAGAAAAGCATCTTGTTTCCGTAGGCTTTGCCACAGCCTTTGCAGTGTCCGGGTCATCCAT CTTTCCTTTCGCAGCCGGTGCACTCGCACAGGTCTATGGCGTACAAGTGCTTCAGCCCGTAGCATTGGCATTATTTGGATCACAGCTGTTGTTGTGGCTCTTTATTTCAAGAGGAAAGCTCAAAGTTTAG
- a CDS encoding uncharacterized protein (EggNog:ENOG41), with product MATVRHARREDAKTILDFIQELADYEKESDAVQATVETLQNTIAFAPADVVSPQNHLPVTEPITATRPARCLLLIDEQGKTVGMALYFYNYSTWRSKAGIYLEDLYVSQSERNKGYGKILLSALAKEVLAMDGGRLDWSVLKWNEPSIKFYEIIGATPMSEWVGMRMDGPEALGKLAKLA from the exons ATGGCAACTGTTCGACACGCAAGGCGCGAGG ATGCGAAAACCATCCTAGACTTTATCCAGGAGCTTGCCGACTATGAGAAAGAATCCGACGCTGTGCAGGCCACCGTTGAGACTCTGCAAAACACGATTGCGTTTGCGCCAGCAGACGTAGTCAGCCCCCAAAACCACCTGCCCGTGACCGAGCCCATCACAGCTACTCGTCCCGCACGatgcctcctcctcatcgacGAACAAGGCAAGACCGTAGGAATGGCACTTTATTTCTACAACTATAGTACATGGCGATCCAAGGCCGGCATCTACCTGGAAGATCTCTATGTCTCTCAATCAGAGCGCAACAAGGGATACGGCAAGATCCTGCTGTCtgcgctggccaaggaggTTCTTGCTATGGACGGTGGTCGTCTGGATTGGTCTGTGCTGAAGTGGAACGAGCCCAGCATCAAGTTCTATGAGATCATTGGAGCTACCCCAATGAGCGAGTGGGTAGGTATGCGTATGGATGGTCCGGAGGCGCTGGGCAAGCTTGCTAAGCTTgcctaa
- a CDS encoding uncharacterized protein (EggNog:ENOG41) — MPLIMNVEDINDLDGLAPRACEVCHRKDKIFRCSACQAVYYCGRDCQVEDRECHKIPCKLLKKALDRYKLEEQKLREWPGDLDSPANAFEQDVGHFWRNMATRPYMVARLDLAHIMLNSYGTPGGPVDLVQIILDHYFDMLRLSRSDDLGVREIIPGLYVRLGRDQDAYDFMTWFAAVNEDPDHEWGNVDKPFLDTKDANVFEEPLKRAWTVTSFLDLSHAVVVLLIKVRVLLDLYAIQNTFIALTGVIPPEIIAIICGKLVRSDVMFRHQILLSTPEKMASLTKRIKSQVRELYKAVGKYNPYFWNLMVNDPDACVLRTPQYNGYAQRSEQEALVILAFTFAAWYETPGAIKMLRDLAKMR, encoded by the coding sequence ATGCCTCTCATTATGAACGTTGAAGACATCAACGACCTCGATGGTCTAGCGCCACGTGCCTGCGAAGTATGCCACCGAAAGGACAAAATCTTCCGCTGCTCAGCTTGCCAGGCCGTGTATTATTGTGGGCGAGACTGCCAGGTGGAAGACCGTGAATGTCACAAGATTCCATGCAAGTTGCTCAAAAAGGCGCTTGATCGCTACAAGCTAGAGGAGCAGAAGCTGCGTGAGTGGCCGGGAGATCTCGACTCACCTGCAAACGCCTTTGAACAGGACGTTGGCCATTTCTGGAGAAACATGGCAACGCGTCCATATATGGTTGCGCGGCTTGATCTAGCGCACATAATGCTAAACAGCTACGGCACCCCTGGTGGCCCTGTGGATCTTGTACAGATCATCCTAGACCATTACTTCGACATGCTGCGACTGAGCCGTTCAGACGATCTGGGTGTGCGTGAGATTATCCCTGGGCTATATGTTCGACTGGGCAGAGACCAAGATGCCTACGACTTCATGACGTGGTTTGCTGCTGTTAATGAGGACCCGGATCACGAATGGGGGAACGTGGATAAACCTTTCTTGGATACCAAAGATGCGAACGTATTCGAGGAACCACTGAAGCGAGCGTGGACGGTCACTTCGTTTTTGGATTTGAGCCACGCTGTGGTAGTGCTGTTGATCAAAGTGCGGGTCTTGCTCGACCTCTATGCCATCCAGAACACCTTTATTGCCCTCACTGGCGTGATACCGCCTGAAATTATTGCAATTATCTGCGGTAAACTAGTCCGCTCCGATGTCATGTTTCGACATCAAATTCTGTTGAGCACGCCGGAAAAGATGGCGTCGCTGACGAAGAGAATCAAGAGCCAAGTCAGAGAGTTATACAAGGCCGTTGGAAAATACAACCCGTACTTCTGGAACCTGATGGTCAATGATCCGGATGCATGTGTTTTGCGGACACCACAATATAATGGATATGCGCAGAGATCGGAACAAGAAGCCTTGGTAATACTCGCATTCACCTTTGCTGCGTGGTATGAGACACCGGGAGCAATCAAGATGCTTCGAGATCTGGCGAAAATGAGATGA
- a CDS encoding uncharacterized protein (EggNog:ENOG41), whose translation MQHTLLSSKPQRAPSLATEIQFGIQVEFLAPPVCPNQTSHSISDRNRIFHYFASALHMSGLQAAFLLDHGNDNDNDQASTEGNQLRITAPKGSIVKTKHNPDMYIMNPLSSAQWLNADAAQNPLCRYWLIKAGSDIGHGKHAAGQPTELSSPTLRESEANNLFPGINTALYGVWTAHPAKVHIGSDCGLHVSISPVSAEGLTVLQAQRVATLVMVLENNLLFHLCSPVRRRVHQQLIKASALVYSKAGTTSSPAATANLPLNILHDNNMNKALNILWDASDLNQVRQMLAHHSKTRNTTASTALHMTTQTHEDDSTTNSLGFRHAQASFNQSFVDNWVRLILTICKVAFLPAERYKLVVAML comes from the coding sequence ATGCAGCACACTCTGCTCTCCTCCAAGCCCCAGAGAGCTCCATCTCTCGCCACCGAGATCCAATTCGGCATCCAAGTCGAGTTTCTCGCTCCTCCCGTCTGTCCGAACCAAACATCCCACAGCATTTCTGACCGCAATCGCATCTTCCACTACTTTGCTTCGGCACTGCACATGTCCGGCCTCCAAGCCGCCTTTCTCCTCGACCACGGCAACGACAACGACAACGATCAAGCCTCAACAGAAGGAAACCAGCTCCGCATCACAGCTCCCAAGGGAAGCATCGTCAAAACAAAGCACAATCCAGACATGTACATCATGAACCCCCTCTCCTCTGCCCAGTGGCTCAACGCAGACGCTGCCCAAAACCCGCTGTGCAGATACTGGCTCATCAAGGCCGGCAGCGACATCGGCCACGGCAAACACGCCGCAGGGCAGCCCACCGAGCTCAGCAGCCCGACTTTGCGTGAATCCGAGGCCAACAACTTGTTCCCAGGCATCAACACGGCTCTGTACGGCGTCTGGACCGCCCATCCGGCGAAAGTGCACATCGGCAGTGATTGCGGCCTGCACGTCTCCATCAGCCCGGTGTCTGCAGAGGGACTGACTGTCTTGCAGGCACAGCGTGTGGCAACGCTGGTCATGGTGCTTGAGAACAATCTGCTCTTCCACTTGTGCTCGCCTGTTCGCCGCCGAGTCCATCAGCAGCTCATAAAGGCCTCTGCTCTTGTCTATTCAAAAGCCGGAACGACTTCGTCTCccgcagcaacagccaatCTCCCGCTCAACATCCTCCACGACAACAACATGAACAAAGCATTAAACATTCTCTGGGACGCCTCCGACCTCAACCAAGTCCGCCAGATGCTCGCTCACCATTCCAAGACTCGCAACACTACAGCATCTACGGCTCTACACATGACTACGCAAACTCACGAAGACGACAGCACCACCAATTCACTCGGATTCCGCCACGCGCAAGCATCATTCAACCAAAGCTTCGTCGACAACTGGGTGCGTCTCATCCTGACCATCTGCAAGGTCGCCTTCCTCCCCGCCGAGAGATACAAGCTCGTCGTGGCCATGCTGTAG